In the genome of Gadus chalcogrammus isolate NIFS_2021 chromosome 21, NIFS_Gcha_1.0, whole genome shotgun sequence, one region contains:
- the eif2b4 gene encoding translation initiation factor eIF-2B subunit delta isoform X2: protein MADSGVTDGAEKKEDITRVKNEGKELSKEDKQRLRKEKKSQKKNKERKDEQDALASEREKNCAPSTLSQPAAHKAEPAVSPPVQAAVSEPPAPAAGAPPADKPAKSKAELKAERRARQEAERASKPGKKGDPGPQSTAGKPKAPPSELQPVVKRLPEHVQVDNPEVLKKLAKKLERQQIPLRSDYGYKVSLFSHLHQYSRKAPLTQQLSIPSTVIHPVIVRLGLQYSQGIVAGSNARSVALLHAFKQVIRDYVTPPNEELSRDMVNKLKPYISFLNQCRPLSASMGNAIKYIKKEISNIPSQCKEEEAKTKLQDCIDRYIREKIVLAASAISKYAIEKISDGDVILVYGCSSLVNHILCEASEKHRKFRVIVVDSRPRLEGREALRRLVKHGISCTYVLISALSYVLPEVSKVFLGAHALLANGYVMSRVGTSQIALVAKAFNVPVLVCCETYKFCERVQTDSFVSNELDDPDDLMVTRKGKTQLEGWQQVSQLGLLNLVYDVTPPDFVDLVITDLGMIPCTSVPVVLRVKNVDQ, encoded by the exons ATGGCAGACAGCGGGGTGACAG ATGGAGCTGAGAAAAAAGAAGACATCACGAGAGTAAAG AATGAGGGGAAGGAGCTGTCGAAGGAGGACAAGCAGAGgctgaggaaggagaagaaatCGCAGAAGAAGAACAAAGAGAGGAAGGATGAGCAGGACGCGTTggcgagcgagagggagaagaaCTGCGCTCCCTCCACGCTTTCACAGCCGGCCGCGCATAAAG CAGAGCCGGCCGTCTCTCCACCCGTCCAGGCGGCCGTCTCGGAGCCCCCCGCCCCGGCCGCCGGCGCCCCCCCTGCAGACAAGCCGGCCAAGAGCAAAGCGGAGCTGAAGGCGGAGCGGAGGGCGCGGCAGGAGGCCGAGAGGGCCTCGAAACCCGGCAAGAAGGGGGACCCGGGGCCCCAGTCCACGGCCGGCAAGCCCAAGGCCCCGCCCAGCGAGCTGCAGCCAG TGGTGAAGAGGCTTCCTGAACACGTCCAGGTCGACAACCCCGAGGTTCTAAAGAAGCTGGCCAAGAAGTTGGAAAGGCAACAG ATCCCCCTGCGGTCAGACTACGGCTACAAGGTCAGCCTGttctcccacctccaccagtaCAGCCGCAAGGCCCCCCTCACACAGCAGCTCAG CATCCCCTCCACGGTGATCCACCCGGTCATCGTGCGGCTGGGTCTGCAGTACTCCCAGGGCATCGTGGCGGGCTCCAACGCCCGCTCCGTGGCCCTGCTGCACGCCTTCAAACAg GTCATAAGGGACTACGTTACCCCTCCAAACGAGGAGCTGTCTAGAGATATGGTGAACAAGCTGAAACCCTATATTAG TTTTTTAAATCAGTGTCGCCCCCTGTCTGCGAGCATGGGCAACGCAATCAAATACATCAAGAAAGAGATCTCTAATATTCCCAGTCAGTGCAAAGAAGAAGAG GCCAAGACCAAACTACAGGACTGCATCGACCGCTACATCAGAGAGAAGATCGTGCTGGCGGCCAGTGCCATCTCCAAGTACGCCATCGAGAAGATCAGCGACGGTGACGTGATCCTCGTCTATGGCTG CTCCTCATTGGTCAACCACATCCTGTGCGAGGCCTCTGAAAAGCACAGGAAGTTCCGGGTGATCGTGGTGGACAGCCGGCCGCGGCTGGAGGGGCGCGAGGCGCTGCGGCGGCTGGTGAAGCACGGGATCAGCTGCACCTACGTGCTCATCTCCGCCCTCTCCTACGTGCTGCCCGAG GTATCCAAAGTGTTCCTTGGGGCCCACGCCCTATTGGCCAACGGCTACGTGATGTCTCGCGTCGGGACGTCCCAGATCGCCCTGGTGGCCAAGGCCTTCAACGTGCCCGTGCTGGTCTGCTGCGAGACCTACAAGTTCTGTGAGCGGGTGCAGACGGATTCCTTCGTGTCCAACGAGCTAG ACGACCCGGACGACCTCATGGTGACCCGGAAGGGGAAGACCCAGCTGGAGGGCTGGCAGCAGGTGTCCCAGCTGGGCCTGCTGAACCTGGTGTACGACGTGACGCCGCCGGACTTCGTGGACCTGGTGATCACAGACCTGGGCATGATCCCCTGCACCTCGGTGCCCGTGGTGCTGCGGGTGAAGAACGTCGACCAATGA
- the baalcb gene encoding brain and acute leukemia cytoplasmic protein: protein MGCGGSRMDVLEPHYLESWTKDTESTWLASTDTDIPLSSIQSLASESSFDTGFTSEKTSTPVPDIFEDGLPHPAQAYVKVCSSLSEASLDEETEATTPPTKHPSPDQGPIGPPAGTTVQRRSVLHTEEITKWQNNKMSTKQVTITVTQSVRQVDQRGKVQEKSLTTYEVLKPLDPTLGRGERTPARPNAPRQHATSEEKPWEPKSTVR from the exons ATGGGATGTGGCGGCAGCAGGATGGACGTGCTGGAGCCCCACTACCTTGAGAGCTGGACCAAGGACACCGAGTCCACCTGGCTGGCCAGCACCGACACAGACATCCCCCTGTCCTCCATCCAGAGCCTGGCCTCGGAGAGCTCCTTCGACACGGGCTTCACCTCCGAGAAGACCAGCACTCCCG TGCCGGACATCTTTGAAGACGGCCTACCCCACCCCGCCCAGGCCTACGTGAAGGTGTGCTCCTCTCTGTCGGAGGCCAGTCTGGACGAGGAGACGGAGGCGACCACCCCGCCCACCAAGCACCCCTCCCCAGACCAGGGGCCAATAGGACCCCCCGCTGGGACCACGGTTCAGCGCAGGAGCGTGCTTCACACCGAGGAGATA ACCAAATGGCAGAACAACAAGATGTCCACCAAGCAGGTGACCATCACGGTGACCCAGAGCGTCCGGCAGGTGGACCAGCGGGGCAAGGTCCAGGAGAAGTCGCTCACCACCTACGAGGTGCTGAAGCCGCTGGACCCCACGCTGGGCCGAGGGGAGAGGACCCCGGCCCGGCCCAACGCCCCGCGCCAGCACGCCACGTCGGAGGAGAAGCCGTGGGAGCCAAAGTCGACCGTGCGATGA
- the eif2b4 gene encoding translation initiation factor eIF-2B subunit delta isoform X1 — protein MADSGVTDGAEKKEDITRVKNEGKELSKEDKQRLRKEKKSQKKNKERKDEQDALASEREKNCAPSTLSQPAAHKEPAVSPPVQAAVSEPPAPAAGAPPADKPAKSKAELKAERRARQEAERASKPGKKGDPGPQSTAGKPKAPPSELQPVVKRLPEHVQVDNPEVLKKLAKKLERQQIPLRSDYGYKVSLFSHLHQYSRKAPLTQQLSIPSTVIHPVIVRLGLQYSQGIVAGSNARSVALLHAFKQVIRDYVTPPNEELSRDMVNKLKPYISFLNQCRPLSASMGNAIKYIKKEISNIPSQCKEEEAKTKLQDCIDRYIREKIVLAASAISKYAIEKISDGDVILVYGCSSLVNHILCEASEKHRKFRVIVVDSRPRLEGREALRRLVKHGISCTYVLISALSYVLPEVSKVFLGAHALLANGYVMSRVGTSQIALVAKAFNVPVLVCCETYKFCERVQTDSFVSNELDDPDDLMVTRKGKTQLEGWQQVSQLGLLNLVYDVTPPDFVDLVITDLGMIPCTSVPVVLRVKNVDQ, from the exons ATGGCAGACAGCGGGGTGACAG ATGGAGCTGAGAAAAAAGAAGACATCACGAGAGTAAAG AATGAGGGGAAGGAGCTGTCGAAGGAGGACAAGCAGAGgctgaggaaggagaagaaatCGCAGAAGAAGAACAAAGAGAGGAAGGATGAGCAGGACGCGTTggcgagcgagagggagaagaaCTGCGCTCCCTCCACGCTTTCACAGCCGGCCGCGCATAAAG AGCCGGCCGTCTCTCCACCCGTCCAGGCGGCCGTCTCGGAGCCCCCCGCCCCGGCCGCCGGCGCCCCCCCTGCAGACAAGCCGGCCAAGAGCAAAGCGGAGCTGAAGGCGGAGCGGAGGGCGCGGCAGGAGGCCGAGAGGGCCTCGAAACCCGGCAAGAAGGGGGACCCGGGGCCCCAGTCCACGGCCGGCAAGCCCAAGGCCCCGCCCAGCGAGCTGCAGCCAG TGGTGAAGAGGCTTCCTGAACACGTCCAGGTCGACAACCCCGAGGTTCTAAAGAAGCTGGCCAAGAAGTTGGAAAGGCAACAG ATCCCCCTGCGGTCAGACTACGGCTACAAGGTCAGCCTGttctcccacctccaccagtaCAGCCGCAAGGCCCCCCTCACACAGCAGCTCAG CATCCCCTCCACGGTGATCCACCCGGTCATCGTGCGGCTGGGTCTGCAGTACTCCCAGGGCATCGTGGCGGGCTCCAACGCCCGCTCCGTGGCCCTGCTGCACGCCTTCAAACAg GTCATAAGGGACTACGTTACCCCTCCAAACGAGGAGCTGTCTAGAGATATGGTGAACAAGCTGAAACCCTATATTAG TTTTTTAAATCAGTGTCGCCCCCTGTCTGCGAGCATGGGCAACGCAATCAAATACATCAAGAAAGAGATCTCTAATATTCCCAGTCAGTGCAAAGAAGAAGAG GCCAAGACCAAACTACAGGACTGCATCGACCGCTACATCAGAGAGAAGATCGTGCTGGCGGCCAGTGCCATCTCCAAGTACGCCATCGAGAAGATCAGCGACGGTGACGTGATCCTCGTCTATGGCTG CTCCTCATTGGTCAACCACATCCTGTGCGAGGCCTCTGAAAAGCACAGGAAGTTCCGGGTGATCGTGGTGGACAGCCGGCCGCGGCTGGAGGGGCGCGAGGCGCTGCGGCGGCTGGTGAAGCACGGGATCAGCTGCACCTACGTGCTCATCTCCGCCCTCTCCTACGTGCTGCCCGAG GTATCCAAAGTGTTCCTTGGGGCCCACGCCCTATTGGCCAACGGCTACGTGATGTCTCGCGTCGGGACGTCCCAGATCGCCCTGGTGGCCAAGGCCTTCAACGTGCCCGTGCTGGTCTGCTGCGAGACCTACAAGTTCTGTGAGCGGGTGCAGACGGATTCCTTCGTGTCCAACGAGCTAG ACGACCCGGACGACCTCATGGTGACCCGGAAGGGGAAGACCCAGCTGGAGGGCTGGCAGCAGGTGTCCCAGCTGGGCCTGCTGAACCTGGTGTACGACGTGACGCCGCCGGACTTCGTGGACCTGGTGATCACAGACCTGGGCATGATCCCCTGCACCTCGGTGCCCGTGGTGCTGCGGGTGAAGAACGTCGACCAATGA
- the nme6 gene encoding nucleoside diphosphate kinase 6, protein MLLTARLAKALQLTLAVVKPDGVAHPLVLEALHQKILDNSFVIVKCKDLAWKKQDSEKFYVEHAGRFFYQRLVEFMSSGPMRAYVLAREDAVSHWRELMGPTKVFRAIYTSPASLRGQFGLTDTRNTTHGSDSMESARREIGFFFPEFSMEAWMQKEEPAFRAGRMAYDEQRQIHTLPTQS, encoded by the exons ATGTTGTTAACCGCACGCCTGGCCAAAGCCCTCCAACTCACCCTGGCGGTCGTCAAACCGGACGGCGTGGCGCACCCCCTGGTGTTGGAG GCGCTTCATCAGAAGATCCTGGACAACAGCTTTGTTATTGTCAAATGCAAAGACCTTGCCTGGAAGAAACAGGACTCTGAGAAGTTTTACGTTGAACATGCAG GAAGATTCTTCTATCAAAGACTTGTTGAATTCATGTCAAG TGGGCCGATGCGGGCGTACGTTCTGGCCAGGGAGGACGCCGTGAGTCACTGGAGAGAGCTGATGGGGCCCACGAAAGTGTTCAGGGCCATATACACCTCCCCAGCCTCCTTAAGGGGCCAGTTCGGACTCACTGACACCAGGAACACCACCCATGGCTCAG ATTCAATGGAGTCGGCGCGGCGGGAGATCGGCTTCTTCTTCCCAGAGTTCTCCATGGAGGCGTGGATGCAGAAGGAGGAGCCGGCGTTCCGAGCCGGAAGGATGGCGTACGATGAGCAGCGACAGATCCACACGCTTCCCACGCAGAGCTGA
- the atraid gene encoding all-trans retinoic acid-induced differentiation factor has protein sequence MKAGCLQPRPAVVVFIINLIIHTSCHLADLQICHTCNGTLLNDTVVGRFCSSSDGRVEGRCCFQNLNSSTTVHVIGLDLSNCSLVQIDDLQDASTAVVIDLSGNPIVNISDFVFQGCSALNEILLPTNLLCPGGNASWESIAVSEGSVICRGQKSMCNETRHMTLFCPENSCCAPNGPGFFSCRCIDGYHGYKCRREGEFPFIQVFAPIGVGMVMLSILLWVVQRRKVKTN, from the exons ATGAAAGCTGGTTGCCTCCAGCCAAGACCAGCAGTGGTTGTCTTCATCATTAATTTGATAATACACACAAGTTGCCATCTTGCCGACCTGCAG ATATGTCACACTTGCAACGGGACTTTGTTAAACGACACCGTGGTGGGCCgtttctgctcctcctccgacGGCCGGGTCGAGGGACGATGCTGCTTCCAGAATCTCAACTCCAGCACCACGGTGCACGTCATAGG GTTGGACTTGTCAAACTGCTCTTTGGTCCAGATCGACGACCTACAAGATGCGTCTACAGCGGTTGTCAT TGACCTCAGCGGCAACCCCATTGTGAACATCAGTGACTTTGTGTTTCAAGGCTGTTCTGCTTTAAATGAAAT ATTACTGCCAACCAACCTGCTGTGCCCTGGaggcaatgcatcatgggaatcgATTGCGGTCTCTGAGGGAAGTGTTATCTGTCGGGGTCAGAAGAGCATGTGCAATGAAACCAGACACATGA CGCTCTTCTGCCCGGAGAACTCCTGCTGTGCCCCCAACGGACCCGGGTTCTTCAGTTGCCGCTGCATCGACGGTTACCATGGATACAAATGTCGTCGAGAG GGGGAGTTCCCGTTCATCCAGGTGTTTGCTCCGATTGGGGTCGGCATGGTGATGTTGTCCATCCTGCTCTGGGTCGTCCAGAGACGCAAAGTCAAGACCAACTGA